A genomic window from Desulfobacterales bacterium includes:
- a CDS encoding SDR family oxidoreductase, with protein RPQPEIGKILVTGATGYIGGRLVPELLARGYQVRVMVRVASPEHKERWPNAKIVGADAMDVDGLRKALDGIHTAFYLIHSMLCGREVFESIEIQAAINFGKTAGHKNVKRIIYLGGLGDIQTPLSPHLRSRMAVAEELKRANAQTTVLRAAIIIGSGSASYELIKHLAKNFRILLIPYWAKTECQPIGIRDVIKYLVGVLETPETAGKAFDIGGRDILTYEMMLRILSDLLGKKNIFIPSPLSWIGPYAYLANLFTPVPGQIIWCLLEGVKNRVVCQNNDIARYLPFQPFSIKEAVVRAMTRDEQDNVHTRWSDAYPPAHYLAIKLHELELPPRYISSYSLLTEKSAHSLFRHICRIGGKKGWFHNNWMWRLRGIVDRIFMGVGTLRGRRSYSDLRINDVIDFWRVEDLKQDERLLLRAEMKLPGKAWLEFRIIREEGINRLSVNAYYQPKGLTGKIYWYMFPPFHHIIFNDLIKQIEKSE; from the coding sequence AGACCGCAACCGGAAATTGGAAAAATTCTTGTCACCGGCGCCACCGGTTATATTGGAGGACGATTGGTTCCCGAGCTGCTTGCCAGAGGATACCAAGTCCGGGTCATGGTAAGAGTGGCCTCTCCCGAACATAAGGAACGGTGGCCCAATGCTAAAATCGTTGGGGCGGATGCCATGGATGTGGACGGTCTGAGAAAAGCATTGGACGGAATTCACACGGCCTTTTATCTGATCCACTCGATGCTCTGTGGCCGGGAAGTATTTGAGTCCATAGAAATTCAAGCAGCCATAAATTTTGGGAAAACGGCTGGGCATAAAAATGTCAAGCGGATCATCTATCTTGGAGGACTTGGCGATATCCAAACGCCTCTTTCTCCGCATCTGAGAAGCAGGATGGCAGTTGCCGAGGAGCTCAAACGCGCAAACGCCCAGACGACGGTCCTTCGCGCGGCCATCATTATTGGTTCAGGAAGCGCCTCGTATGAACTTATCAAGCATCTGGCCAAAAATTTCCGCATCCTTCTCATCCCCTATTGGGCAAAGACTGAATGTCAGCCGATTGGAATTCGGGACGTAATCAAGTACCTTGTCGGCGTGCTTGAAACCCCCGAAACAGCCGGGAAAGCCTTTGATATCGGCGGGCGTGATATCCTGACCTATGAAATGATGCTGAGGATTCTATCCGATCTTTTGGGTAAAAAGAATATTTTCATACCGTCGCCATTGTCATGGATCGGACCCTACGCCTACCTGGCGAACCTTTTTACCCCGGTGCCCGGCCAAATCATCTGGTGTCTGCTTGAAGGCGTAAAAAACAGGGTCGTCTGTCAGAACAACGATATCGCCCGGTATTTGCCGTTCCAGCCTTTTTCAATTAAAGAGGCCGTCGTGAGGGCCATGACGCGGGATGAACAGGACAATGTGCATACAAGGTGGTCAGATGCCTACCCGCCCGCGCACTACCTGGCCATAAAGCTTCATGAGCTGGAACTGCCTCCCCGCTACATCAGTTCATACTCTCTCCTTACGGAGAAGAGCGCCCATTCCCTTTTCCGTCACATTTGCAGGATTGGGGGTAAAAAGGGCTGGTTTCACAATAACTGGATGTGGCGGTTAAGGGGTATCGTGGACCGGATCTTTATGGGAGTAGGCACCTTGCGCGGAAGAAGAAGTTACAGCGACTTGAGAATCAATGATGTGATTGACTTCTGGCGGGTCGAGGATCTAAAGCAGGACGAAAGGCTTCTCTTGCGAGCCGAGATGAAGTTGCCTGGCAAGGCATGGCTGGAGTTTCGCATCATTAGGGAAGAGGGCATAAATCGACTGTCTGTGAATGCCTATTATCAGCCCAAGGGCCTTACCGGAAAAATCTATTGGTACATGTTTCCGCCCTTTCACCATATCATCTTCAATGATCTAATAAAACAAATCGAAAAGAGTGAATAA